The Pontibacter sp. SGAir0037 DNA segment CTTGTAAAGTTGTTACAGCAACAGTCTGGTTCAGGTACGGTAGTGTTCACAAATACACGTGCAGCAACCGACGAAGTGACAGCCTTTGTTCAGGCGCATGGCCTTTCGGTAAAAGCCTTGCATGGCGGCATGGAGCAGCGTGACCGCGACCAAACCATGACCCTGTTCCGTAATGGCTCCGTTGCCATACTGGTAGCCACCGATGTTGCGGCCAGAGGCCTGGATATAGATGCCTTACACGCCATCATACATTATGAATTACCGGATGACAAAGCAGCCTACCTGCACCGAAGCGGCCGTACAGGCAGAGCCGGCAGAAATGGAACTGTTTATACCCTGGCTACTCCAAAAGGCGAACAGAAGCTGCGCGATTGGGAACTGGTGCGCATGGATGAGTGGCTGGATGCCGGTACTCTTTCTGCAGCTCATACGCAACAAGCCTCAGAACCCCGGTTTGCCACCATCTATATTCAGGCAGGAAGAAAAGACAAAATCAGTCCGCGCGATATAGTGGGCGCTTTGATAGCAGAAGCCGGTTTAGAAGCCGGACAAATCGGTAAAATTGAAGTGCAGGACAAGAGCAGCTACGTGGCGGTTCCCGAAAAAGAAAGCCGGGAAATTGTCAAACTGCTGAGCAACGGCAAAATTAAAGGCCGCAAATTCAGGGTGAGCCTGGTGCAGTAGTGAGTTAATTATGTTTTCAATTCATAGCTTATATTCCGAAACCTTTTAATGAAAAAGATTACCCTTCTTGCCCTTTGCCTGGTTATAGGCAGTGCTGCATCTTATGGCTGGGGCTTTTTTGGCCACAAAGTCATACACCAGTTAGCTATCTATGGTCTTCCGAAACCTATGCAGGCTTTCTTTTACAAGCACCAGGATTACCTGGTAGAAAAGTCGGTGCGTCCGGACGAACGCAGGAACAGCGATCCGGCCGAAGCTCCACGTCACTTCATAGATATAGATGTTTTTGGAGAAGATGCGGTGCACACCATGCCGGAAGACTGGGAAGCAGCTGCAGCCAGGTATACGGCTGATACCTTGCTGAAATACGGTATTGTACCCTGGCATGTGGTAAAAATGCAGCAAAAGCTAACGAATGCTTTTAAAACACAACAGGCAGATAGCATCCTCTTTTATGCAGCTGATCTGGGGCACTATATTGCCGATGCGCATGTGCCTTTGCACACCACTGTTAATTACGATGGCCAGCTGAGCAACCAGAAAGGCTTGCACAGCCTCTGGGAATCGAAAGTACCTGAAATGCATGCTGCAACTTATAAGCTGCAGAATAAAAAAGCAGTTTATCTGCCAGATGCAGAAAAGGCCATTTGGACTGTTGTAAGACATACCAATACTTTGGTGCCGCAAACCCTGGAGCTGGAGCGGGAAGCAAGTAAAAGCTTTACAACAGCAACTAAATTTGTAAATGTAGAGCGGAACGGCAGGGTGAGACAGTATTATGCTGACGACTTTGCAAAAAAATACCAGGAATTGCTGGGGCCTATGGTGGAGCAACAAATGGCAGGGGCCGCCGAAGCAATTGCCAGTTTCTGGTACACTGCCTGGGTAGATGGCGGTAAACCGGATATGGAAAAGCTAATGGCCGGAAAACTCAGCAAGGCCGAGAAGAAAGCTCTTAAGAAAGAAAACAAGTCATGGAAAAAGAACAGGCTCTTTCAGGAGCAGCGTGTGCTGGCGGCTCAGAAAAAAACAGAAGAATAACCATTGCAAATGCCCTGGCGGCAAAGCTCTCGCTCCGCCTAACAGTGGCCGGTGTTTTGCCGCTTGTTTCAGGTTTTATACCTTGTTAAACAGATATTTGAAAAATAATGCTCGCCTTATCCAATATCAAGAGCCATATTTGCGTGTAATTTTATATTAACAGGAAGAAGTGAAGATGAAGAAATTACTGGCCTTAGCCCTTCTTTTGCTATTTTTTGCCAATGCCCGGGCACAGGAAGACAAACTGACACGCCTTATGAACGAGCGTGAGCAACTGGTCTTGGAGTATCAGTACTATAACCAGCAAAACAGTAACTTCTGGGGCAAGAAATCTAAAAAGGACCTGCTCAATATCATTGAAACGCTGAAAGGCATCATCAAAAAAGATTCTGAACTGATTGCTGCCGTTAGAGAGCAGAGTATAAAGAAAATTGCTGAAACCACTGTTGAAACACAGCGTGTCGACCAGATAAAAGTACAGGACCAACGCCAGATTGATAGCCACATCGGCGAGTTAAAAAGTCAGATCTCCACCCTTCAGGCGCAGATCAAAAAACATGAAAAAGCCATGAAAGGAAAAGACGATCAACTGGCTGCTTCTCAGGATCTGCGTTACGGGAAAGACAAAATTATTGCAATACTGGCCGGCGGCCTGCTTTTGTTTGTTTTATATGCTGTTGTACTGCAGGTAAGGCTAAACAAAGCGCTGGCTAAACCTAAAAGAAAAAGTAAAGCCAGCTAGGCGATTGTCAGATAAAGGAATTTATTAAGCTGTTCCAACTGTTATAAGTTGCTGCACCTCAAAGAAGTTTTATATAAACGTGCAAGTACAAGGGCTGGTGCAAGTATCCAGCCTTTTCTTTTTTGATATAGATGATCGATATATTTAAAGAACTGAAGCAGGTTCAGGAACTGCTAAAAATTGAACAGGAAGAAGACCGCCAGCAGTACAAGGCTAAAAGCTTGAAAAGCTCAATTACAGAGCGCAAAGCCATGGGTTTTTGCTGGTATCCGGTAGTTATTTCTAAAGAAGAAATTGGTTTCGGCAATAAGGTTGTGCTGGAACTGGAGCGTACTTCCGGTCGTGACCAGCTACACCTGTTCCAGACAGGTAAGGCAGCTGCTCTTTTCAGCAACCAGGGGGAACGCAACAGCCTGAATGGTGTAATAGTCGGCCTGAAGCGCAACAAAGTACTTCTGGCTACCAACAAAGAAGATCTGCCTGACTGGATAGACGACGGCAAGCTTGGCATTGACCTGACTTTTGATGAGATGAGCTATCGTGAAATGGAGATAGCCATGAAAAAAGTGCAGGAAACGCAGGGTACACGGCTGGCGGAACTCCGCGATATTCTTTTAGGCGTGAAAACTCCTTCTTTTGCCAATGCAACTGTAGCCGGAATACCCTCTCTTAATGCCTCTCAGAACGAAGCAGTACAGAAAATTGCGCAGGCCCAGGATGTGGCTATCATCCATGGTCCGCCGGGAACAGGTAAAACCACTACCCTGGTGCAATCTATCTTGCAAACGCTGCAGACGCAGAAAAGGCTTCTGGTAACGGCCCCTTCGAATACCGCTGTAGACCTGCTGACAGAGAAGCTGGCAAATGAAGGCGTTAACGTGATTCGGATAGGAAATCCATCGCGTGTATCTGATGTGCTGCTGGAGCATACGCTGGATGCACAGGTAATGGCCCACAAAGCTTATAAAGACCTGAAAGAACTGCGCAAAGTAGCAGAAGAGTATAAGCGCCTTGCCTTCCAGTACAAGCGAAAATTCGGCTATGAAGAGCGTAACCAGCGCCAGCTTTACAAAGCAGAAAGCAACCGTTTGCTCGACGAGGCTGACCAGATAGAGCATTACATTACAGATGACCTGCTGGACAACGTGCAGGTGATTACCTGTACTCTGGTGGGGGCCGCCAATAAATCTATCCGTCACATGCAGTACGATACAGTGTTTATCGATGAGGCGGCCCAGGCGCTGGAACCGGCCTGCTGGATTCCGATTTCCCGTGCAAACCGCGTGGTGTTGGCTGGTGACCATTTTCAGCTTCCGCCTACAGTTAAATCTTTTGAAGCAGAAAATGGAGGTTTAGGCCTCACGTTGTTCGAGAAATGCATTCAGCGGCAGCCGGCCGTTTCAGTTATGCTGAGAACACAGTACCGGATGCACCAGCACATTATGCAGTTCTCTAACCAGGAGTTCTACAAAGGCGAGTTGGAGGCGCACGAAAGCGTGCGGGAGAGCGATCTGCACACCTATAACGCAAAGTTTGCACCTGGACTAGCCGTTGAATTTATAGATACAGCCGGTTGCGGCTATAACGAAACGGACATGGCGGAAACACAAAGTTCTGCCAACCCGGAAGAAGCCGATCTGCTGCTGAACCACCTGGCCCTGCTGCTGAAAGAGTATGAACCGGCAGCTGAGACTGAATCCTTAAAGATTGGCGTAATTGCTCCTTACAGGGCACAAATCAATTACCTGCAGGATAAAGTAGAGCATACTCCCCTGCTGCACGACCTGCTTATAAAGCGCCAACTATCGGTAGGTACCGTAGATAGTTTTCAGGGACAGGAAAGGGATATTATCTATATCAGCATGGTGCGAAGCAACGACAAAGGCGAGATCGGATTCCTGAGCGACATTCGCCGCATGAACGTAGGCATGACCCGCGCCAAAAAGAAACTGGTGATAGTTGGAGATAGTGCCACCTTGTCGCAGCATCCGTTTTATAGCGATTTTCTTGCATACGTTGAGTCTATTCATGCGTATA contains these protein-coding regions:
- a CDS encoding zinc dependent phospholipase C family protein, producing MKKITLLALCLVIGSAASYGWGFFGHKVIHQLAIYGLPKPMQAFFYKHQDYLVEKSVRPDERRNSDPAEAPRHFIDIDVFGEDAVHTMPEDWEAAAARYTADTLLKYGIVPWHVVKMQQKLTNAFKTQQADSILFYAADLGHYIADAHVPLHTTVNYDGQLSNQKGLHSLWESKVPEMHAATYKLQNKKAVYLPDAEKAIWTVVRHTNTLVPQTLELEREASKSFTTATKFVNVERNGRVRQYYADDFAKKYQELLGPMVEQQMAGAAEAIASFWYTAWVDGGKPDMEKLMAGKLSKAEKKALKKENKSWKKNRLFQEQRVLAAQKKTEE
- a CDS encoding AAA domain-containing protein; amino-acid sequence: MIDIFKELKQVQELLKIEQEEDRQQYKAKSLKSSITERKAMGFCWYPVVISKEEIGFGNKVVLELERTSGRDQLHLFQTGKAAALFSNQGERNSLNGVIVGLKRNKVLLATNKEDLPDWIDDGKLGIDLTFDEMSYREMEIAMKKVQETQGTRLAELRDILLGVKTPSFANATVAGIPSLNASQNEAVQKIAQAQDVAIIHGPPGTGKTTTLVQSILQTLQTQKRLLVTAPSNTAVDLLTEKLANEGVNVIRIGNPSRVSDVLLEHTLDAQVMAHKAYKDLKELRKVAEEYKRLAFQYKRKFGYEERNQRQLYKAESNRLLDEADQIEHYITDDLLDNVQVITCTLVGAANKSIRHMQYDTVFIDEAAQALEPACWIPISRANRVVLAGDHFQLPPTVKSFEAENGGLGLTLFEKCIQRQPAVSVMLRTQYRMHQHIMQFSNQEFYKGELEAHESVRESDLHTYNAKFAPGLAVEFIDTAGCGYNETDMAETQSSANPEEADLLLNHLALLLKEYEPAAETESLKIGVIAPYRAQINYLQDKVEHTPLLHDLLIKRQLSVGTVDSFQGQERDIIYISMVRSNDKGEIGFLSDIRRMNVGMTRAKKKLVIVGDSATLSQHPFYSDFLAYVESIHAYKSAWELTDCLP